One Solanum lycopersicum chromosome 4, SLM_r2.1 DNA window includes the following coding sequences:
- the LOC101248477 gene encoding transcription factor bHLH143-like, with protein sequence MEKDLVSSFHHQHSDLQSAHLNFSYPRFDIGQQNSFPTYMTPQSNEIPINGDSPYFTFPGLPESNASWPAETCNWLYYPPLFYQGFNPVSTTLPKEKFAPGALENLEGSKHPNGGTTSTQKRFLVFDQSGDQTTLIYNSANGTHVQCPASLNPKAPALYKEDPEIKRNETSPFGHFFGDEYYEENNRDDVESEMHEDTEELNALLYSDDDYNYSEDDEETSTGHSPSTMTTHDMRECFDGRGEEVASSAGVTKRHKLLDGSYDAPELRDTATSAKAYTCSDLEDDAQSSCGNGLEQDSGAPDSPSGKKRLRKDKIRETISILQEIIPGGKGKDSMVVIDDAIHYLRSLKMKAKSLGLDSL encoded by the coding sequence ATGGAAAAAGACTTGGTCTCTTCATTCCATCACCAACATTCAGATCTGCAGTCAGCCCATTTGAATTTTTCTTATCCACGATTTGATATAGGGCAGCAGAATTCTTTTCCTACTTACATGACTCCTCAGTCAAATGAGATTCCTATAAATGGGGATTCTCCATATTTCACATTTCCTGGGCTGCCAGAGTCGAATGCAAGCTGGCCAGCAGAAACTTGCAATTGGTTATATTATCCGCCTCTGTTTTATCAGGGCTTTAATCCTGTTTCGACCACTTTACCTAAAGAGAAGTTTGCTCCTGGAGCACTTGAAAATCTGGAAGGTAGCAAACATCCTAATGGAGGCACCACATCTACTCAGAAGAGATTCCTTGTGTTTGATCAATCTGGTGATCAGACAACTTTGATCTATAATTCTGCTAATGGTACTCACGTACAATGCCCGGCTTCTCTGAATCCAAAAGCCCCAGCCCTTTATAAGGAAGATCCAGAGATCAAAAGAAATGAAACTTCTCCATTTGGGCATTTCTTCGGTGATGAATATTATGAAGAAAACAACAGAGATGATGTTGAAAGTGAAATGCATGAGGATACTGAAGAACTGAATGCCCTACTCTACTCTGATGATGATTACAATTATTCCGAGgatgatgaagaaacaagcacTGGTCACTCGCCTAGTACTATGACCACTCATGACATGCGAGAGTGTTTTGACGGAAGGGGTGAAGAAGTTGCTAGTTCTGCTGGGGTGACTAAAAGGCATAAACTGCTAGATGGTAGCTACGATGCACCAGAGCTCAGGGATACTGCAACCTCCGCAAAAGCCTATACGTGCTCCGACTTAGAGGATGATGCACAATCCAGTTGTGGCAATGGTCTCGAACAAGACTCAGGAGCACCAGATTCTCCATCTGGGAAAAAGAGGCTAAGAAAAGATAAAATCCGCGAGACAATAAGCATTTTGCAGGAAATAATCCCCGGAGGGAAAGGAAAAGACTCAATGGTTGTTATTGATGATGCAATCCATTACTTGAGATCCCTGAAGATGAAAGCCAAGTCCCTAGGACTTGATTCTCTTTGA